In Meleagris gallopavo isolate NT-WF06-2002-E0010 breed Aviagen turkey brand Nicholas breeding stock chromosome 5, Turkey_5.1, whole genome shotgun sequence, a single window of DNA contains:
- the LOC100545109 gene encoding exostosin-2 isoform X2, giving the protein MCASAKYNTRGPALIPRMKTKHRIYYITLFSIVLLGLIATGVFQFWPHSIESSSDWTVEKRSVHDVPVVKLPADSPIPERGDLSCRMHTCFDVYRCGFNPKNKIKVYIYSLKKYVDEYGTSVSNTISREYNELLTAISDSEYYTDDVNRACLFVPSIDVLNQNTLRIKETAQALAQLSRWDRGTNHLLFNMLPGGPPDYNTALDVPRDRALLAGGGFSTWTYRQGYDVSIPVYSPLSAEVDLPERGPGPRRYFILSSQMSLHPEYQSELEALQAENGESVLLLDKCTNLSDGVPAVRKRCHNNQIFDYPQVLQEATFCVVLRGARLGQAVLSDVLQAGCVPVIIADSYILPFSEVLDWKRASVVIPEEKMPEMYSILQSVPQRQIEEMQRQVVTKLSERQCLSLPMSQEKLCLVDKLLSSRM; this is encoded by the exons ATGTGTGCGTCAGCCAAATATAACACCCGGGGTCCAGCCCTCATCCCAAGAATGAAAACCAAGCATCGCATTTACTACATCACTCTCTTTTCCATAGTTCTGCTTGGCCTAATTGCCACAGGAGTGTTCCAGTTCTGGCCTCACTCCATCGAGTCGTCCAGTGACTGGACTGTTGAAAAACGCAGTGTCCACGATGTGCCTGTGGTCAAGCTTCCTGCTGACAGCCCCATTCCTGAGAGGGGAGACCTCAGCTGCCGGATGCACACCTGCTTTGATGTCTATCGATGTGGCTTTAATcccaaaaacaaaatcaaagtaTACATCTACTCACTGAAAAAGTATGTGGATGAGTACGGGACATCAGTGAGCAATACTATTTCCAGGGAATACAATGAGCTGCTGACTGCCATCTCTGACAGTGAATACTACACTGATGATGTCAACCGAGCCTGCCTTTTTGTACCATCCATAGATGTCCTCAATCAGAACACACTCCGTATCAAGGAGACAGCTCAGGCTTTGGCACAGCTCTCCAG aTGGGATCGAGGCACAAATCACTTACTCTTCAATATGCTGCCTGGAGGGCCACCAGATTATAACACTGCACTGGATGTTCCTAGAGATAG AGCTCTGCTAGCTGGTGGAGGCTTTTCCACGTGGACTTACCGGCAAGGCTACGATGTCAGTATTCCTGTGTACAGCCCTCTGTCTGCAGAAGTGGATCTGCCAGAAAGAGGACCAGG tCCCCGCAGGTATTTCATTCTGTCATCTCAAATGTCTCTGCACCCAGAATACCAGTCTGAGTTGGAAGCTCTTCAGGCTGAGAATGGGGAATCAGTGCTGCTCCTTGACAAATGCACAAATCTGTCAGATGGGGTCCCTGCTGTTCGCAAACGCTGTCACAACAATCAAATCTTTGATTATCCTCAAGTGCTTCAG GAAGCTACATTCTGTGTTGTTCTACGTGGAGCCCGCCTCGGACAGGCTGTGCTAAGTGATGTTCTTCAAGCTGGCTGTGTCCCAGTCATTATTGCCGACTCCTACATTCTACCTTTCTCTGAGGTTCTGGACTGGAAGAG GGCCTCTGTAGTCATCCCTGAAGAAAAAATGCCTGAAATGTACAGTATTCTGCAGAGTGTTCCCCAACGACAGATTGAAGAGATGCAAAGACAG gtaGTAACTAAATTGTCTGAAAGACAGTGTTTGAGTCTACCTATGTCCC